A single window of Halotalea alkalilenta DNA harbors:
- a CDS encoding VOC family protein: MTASSPTLPPAVQRVVETALYVDDLARAVDFYRRVLGLAPMFHDRRLAAFPVGSSVLLLFLRGSATTAVELPGGRIPPHDGAGPLHIALAIEPTSVDAWEHWLANLEVEIEGRTDWPSGSLSLYFRDPDQHLVELVTPGLWKNY; encoded by the coding sequence ATGACGGCTTCATCCCCCACTTTGCCCCCCGCCGTCCAACGCGTGGTCGAAACCGCACTCTATGTGGACGACCTCGCGCGCGCGGTCGATTTCTACCGCCGGGTGCTGGGCCTGGCACCGATGTTTCACGACCGTCGGCTGGCCGCCTTCCCGGTAGGGTCATCCGTATTGCTGCTGTTCCTGCGCGGCAGTGCCACCACAGCGGTAGAACTGCCCGGTGGGCGGATTCCTCCCCACGATGGCGCGGGTCCACTGCACATCGCCCTGGCCATCGAACCGACCAGCGTCGACGCCTGGGAGCACTGGCTTGCGAACCTAGAAGTCGAGATAGAGGGCCGCACCGACTGGCCGAGCGGCAGCCTGAGCCTTTACTTCCGCGACCCGGACCAGCACCTGGTCGAGCTGGTGACCCCGGGGCTTTGGAAAAACTATTGA
- a CDS encoding septal ring lytic transglycosylase RlpA family protein, translating into MSPPLAALALLLALFCAPFAFATQADAIGAEQGRATYYDSHFDGALTASGEPFSNQAMTAAHRSLPFGTKVQVTNLDNGKQTIVKINDRGPFVSQRIIDLSQSAAERLDMVERGVARVRVSVID; encoded by the coding sequence ATGAGCCCGCCCCTGGCGGCTCTGGCCCTGCTGTTAGCGCTGTTCTGCGCTCCCTTCGCTTTCGCCACCCAGGCGGATGCCATTGGCGCCGAGCAGGGGCGTGCCACTTATTACGACAGCCACTTCGACGGCGCGCTCACCGCGAGTGGCGAGCCCTTCAGCAATCAGGCGATGACCGCCGCGCACCGTAGCCTGCCATTCGGTACCAAGGTGCAGGTGACCAATCTCGACAACGGTAAGCAGACCATAGTCAAGATCAACGATCGCGGCCCTTTCGTCTCCCAGCGCATCATCGATCTCTCCCAGAGCGCCGCGGAGCGGCTCGACATGGTGGAGCGCGGCGTCGCCCGGGTACGGGTCAGCGTGATCGATTGA